Proteins found in one Triticum urartu cultivar G1812 chromosome 4, Tu2.1, whole genome shotgun sequence genomic segment:
- the LOC125553858 gene encoding uncharacterized protein LOC125553858 yields the protein MNVASSSSPPGAFFCFNPAPSSAPNKVCIAARLHPRGRRRRCLPGSSAMYAHPRPILQRRRPSSSFTASTAAVLLARVKFLFILLPSPCRLAVVPHPRPHQQAPSLPPRRPGTALARLHACFGSGEELPSAPSQAGPRRRNSIASLTFGLAGSAAPAWTLPLTRNRRLQVCSRSGPLLSQFLCRTSKLEPQRQVQPARSPASGPRCRTLPPRVDRPACRGPAPDRYMAQICQLPLGPILQVPMLPSR from the exons ATGAACGTCGCCTCCTCAAGCTCTCCGCCCGGGGCCTTCTTCTGCTTCAATCCAGCTCCGTCCTCCGCGCCAAACAAGGTCTGCATCGCCGCGCGCCTGCATCCGCGAGGGAGACGACGTCGATGCCTCCCTGGTTCCTCTGCAATGTACGCCCATCCCCGACCGATTCTGCAGAGACGCCGCCCGTCTTCTTCGTTCACAGCGAGCACGGCTGCTGTCCTGCTCGCGCGCGTCAAGTTCCTCTTCATCTTGCTGCCAAGTCCGTGTCGCCTCGCCGTTGTACCCCATCCTCGACCTCACCAGCAGGCCCCAAGCCTCCCTCCGCGCCGTCCAGGAACAGCGCTCGCCCGCCTCCATGCTTGTTTTGGTTCGGGAGAGGAGCtcccgtccgcaccatcccaagCCGGACCTCGCCG AAGAAACAGCATCGCCTCCTTGACCTTCGGCCTGGCCGGATCCGCCGCGCCTGCGTGGACCTTGCCCCTTACCCGGAACCGCCGCCTACAGGTCTGTTCTCGGTCGGGTCCGTTGTTGTCACAGTTTCTCTGTCGAACGAGCAAGCTCGAACCCCAGCGCCAAGTCCAGCCTGCTCGATCCCCTGCTTCAGGACCGAGATGTCGAACGCTGCCGCCGCGCGTTGACCGTCCAGCTTGCCGAGGCCCAGCGCCAGATCGCTACATGGCCCAGATCTGCCAGCTCCCTcttggcccaat tttgcaggtgccgatgttgccgagcaggtga